The window GCGGGCGACGTGTGTTAAAGTCCTCCCGCCAAGCTCGTGCTTTCATCCGTGCGTCGCCTTCGTTGATCAAGTCCGTTTGATGCAGGTACTCGTCACGCAGGCGACTGTTGAAGCTCTCGCAGACGCCGTTCTGCCAGGGTGAACCTGGCTCGATGTAAAGGATCTCGACGCCGATTGTTGCAAGCCACTGCTTGATTGCGGTCGAGATGAACTCGGGGCCATTGTCGCATCGAAGGCGTTTGGGAACGCCGTGCATCGCGAACAGCTCCGCCAGCGTGTCGATCGCATCTTCGCTGGTGATGCTGCGACCGACCTTGATCGTCAGGCATTGTCGCGTGTACTCGTCGACGATATTCAAGAATCGGATCGTTCTCCCATCGAGCGTCGAAGACTGCACGAAGTCCCATGTCCAAACGTCGTGGACAAACGCTGCAGCTTGAACGTCGCACGCGTTGCCCCGGACGCCAGTGGCACGCTTTTCACGGCGTTTTCGCGGCACCTTCAGTCCAGCGGCTTTCCAAAGTCGATACATCTTTTTCATATTGATAGTCTCACCGTCGCGGCGAAGAAGCTGGCAGATACGTCGATAACCCCAGCGAGGTCGCTCGCGAACAAACTGAAGAATCCGCTTGGTCAAACGTTCGTCTTCGTCTTTGGGTTTCCCCTCAAATCGCTGACTCGATCGCGGTTGATTGAGCACGCGGCAAGCACGTCGCTCAGACACGTCAAACTTCTGCTGGAGCTCTTGCACAGCCGCGCGTCGCGATTGAGGGGTCGTCAGTTTCCCTTGGTGATTTCCTTCAGCATCGAGATGTCCAACGCTTGGTCGGCCACGATCTTTTTGAGTCGATTGTTCTCTTCCTCGAGTGCCTTGAGTCGCTTGGCCTCTTCGCTCTTCATGCCACCGTACTGGCTGCGCCAGCGACTCAGCGTCGCTTCGCTGACTTCGAGTGTTTGGAGTACTTCACCAACGCTCTT is drawn from Neorhodopirellula lusitana and contains these coding sequences:
- a CDS encoding IS3 family transposase, yielding MQELQQKFDVSERRACRVLNQPRSSQRFEGKPKDEDERLTKRILQFVRERPRWGYRRICQLLRRDGETINMKKMYRLWKAAGLKVPRKRREKRATGVRGNACDVQAAAFVHDVWTWDFVQSSTLDGRTIRFLNIVDEYTRQCLTIKVGRSITSEDAIDTLAELFAMHGVPKRLRCDNGPEFISTAIKQWLATIGVEILYIEPGSPWQNGVCESFNSRLRDEYLHQTDLINEGDARMKARAWREDFNTRRPHSSLGYLTPSEFAFRSAASVRPTASLQQHCESPIPVS